In the genome of Siniperca chuatsi isolate FFG_IHB_CAS linkage group LG17, ASM2008510v1, whole genome shotgun sequence, one region contains:
- the abrab gene encoding actin binding Rho activating protein b — protein MERAEKSMQEKVTVHQRVKCRRAGLRKDIQTGQVSQRKPSSNKNIKKLRTISMVCSLTSSWQQWVTENETKQASEPSGWAPSSLRGPTEEPKKTWVPKKPPPTHTQPTKASQNHVITSGEAQKTLIPHKETQDASKTEEVKTSTEPPVASRIKVKQVVKTVTSGVQEKSAGIGLLTEKIKKESLPSAEEIDRLLKKKSSPTRRRKCSNMVSSLTKSWKQVEKEQKLGKEGGGPGEGRTFGRGKNDSGHPEAEKERLDIEDDQTHRTSSLKEAEQKDSEGDSESAMKIKRSSVPTYKKEAEDANKINALSKKYSTVGNLKSRWQNWASEHTVNQKLNPFSEYFDYDYSMSLRLQKGQEGYGRPKEGTQTAERAKRAEQHIHREIDDMCYVIRTMADPDPDGKTRITFGELFDRYVRISDKVVGILMRARKHGKVEFEGEMLWQGQDDGVIITLLV, from the exons ATGGAAAGGGCAGAAAAGAGTATGCAAGAAAAAGTCACGGTGCACCAACGAGTAAAATGTAGAAGAGCCGGTCTGCGTAAAG ACATACAGACCGGCCAAGTTTCCCAAAGGAAACCATCCAGCAACAAGAACATCAAGAAGCTCCGCACAATTAGCATGGTGTGCAGCCTGACGAGTAGCTGGCAGCAGTGGGTGACAGAGAACGAGACGAAGCAGGCCAGTGAACCCAGTGGCTGGGCTCCGTCATCGCTAAGAGGACCAACAGAGGAACCCAAAAAGACATGGGTCCCAAAGAAGCCTCCTCCCACTCACACCCAGCCAACAAAAGCTTCTCAAAATCATGTAATCACTTCTGGAGAGGCTCAAAAGACTTTAATTCCTCACAAAGAGACCCAAGATGCATCCAAGACTGAGGAGGTTAAGACCTCAACTGAGCCACCGGTTGCATCTCGCATCAAGGTGAAGCAAGTGGTGAAAACGGTGACGAGCGGGGTTCAGGAGAAAAGTGCTGGCATTGGGCTCCTGACCgaaaagataaagaaagagtCTCTGCCATCAGCTGAGGAGATTGACAGGCTTCTGAAGAAGAAAAGCTCACCTACACGTCGCAGAAAATGCTCCAACATGGTATCATCTCTGACCAAAAGCTGGAAACAGGTGGAGAAAGAGCAGAAGCTtggaaaagagggaggaggaccaGGAGAGGGACGCACCTTTGGTCGTGGTAAAAACGACAGTGGACACCCtgaggcagagaaggagagactGGACATAGAGGATGATCAAACACACAGGACAAGCTCTTTGAAAGAGGCAGAGCAAAAAGACTCTGAAGGAGACTCTGAGTCAGCAATGAAGATTAAAAGATCCTCAGTCCCAAC GTACAAAAAGGAAGCTGAGGATGCCAACAAGATCAACGCCCTCTCCAAGAAATACAGCACTGTGGGAAACCTCAAGAGCCGCTGGCAGAACTGGGCCTCAGAGCACACTGTGAACCAGAAACTAAACCCCTTCAGTGAATATTTTGACTATGATTACTCCATGTCGCTCCGCCTCCAAAAGGGCCAAGAGGGTTACGGACGCCCCAAGGAGGGTACCCAAACAGCGGAAAGAGCAAAACGCGCCGAGCAGCACATCCACCGTGAGATAGACGATATGTGCTACGTGATCAGGACTATGGCTGATCCGGACCCAGACGGAAAGACCCGCATCACGTTTGGAGAACTGTTTGACAGATATGTTCGGATCTCTGATAAGGTGGTGGGGATTCTGATGAGAGCCAGGAAACATGGGAAGGTGGAGTTTGAAGGGGAGATGCTGTGGCAAGGCCAGGATGATGGAGTGATCATTACTCTGCTGGTGTGA